Below is a genomic region from Methanobacterium sp..
AATTTGTAATGATGGAACAAATATTGTTCACGGATATCTCATAGATCCTAGTACTGATTCATCAGGGCAAATATGGGTATGGAATAATACAGAAACAGGAATAAAATCAATACTTGCTTCAGCATTGGCAGAGGGAGGATCAATTGTAAAAATAGATCGTATTGGTTCTGAACTTGAAGTGATAATTGATGGATGGTACGTTGCTGGAGTAACGGATTCTACTTTTTTATCTGGTGGAAAATTTGCATTTAGACAGGTAATTAATAGGGATAAAGTTATTGATTATGTTAAAATAAGACAAACAACAGCAAATCCTCCAACTGTTGGAGAAATAACTGAATGGAAAACTCCAGGTCCAGTAAGTGGAACCAATATATTAAAAACAATATATAATGCAATTAGACCTCATGCAATTTTGGATTCTTTATTTACAGTTAGGATAATTCAAAAAAATACATTAAATACACGATTTTGTATTAGAAAATATAAATTAAGTTTGCCTACTATTTATAATATTAAATTATTTACATATCCTGTTTTAAGTACAATATATGCGATTAAAGAATATTTAGTCCAATATAAATCCTCAATTTTACAAACAGAATATACTATAAATAAGAATTCAGCAGCTTCCAAATTATCGTCTGTTTTTTATGTTAATGGGATTTATATTAAAGATTTAAAAATACATGGGACCATTTTAGATGCAGATATACCTGATAGGAACAAACCAAGGCAAAATAAGCAAATTAAAGTGATCATTGGAGGGAACATATATGTCTAATACAGAGCAAGTTATAAGTTATTTCCGTATTGAAGACCGTATAAATGACCCCTGTACTTCTTTTGCAATAAAATTAAATACTCCTGTAGATCCTGAAGAATTTGAGACAGGGGTAGATATAAGTTTTCAAATGACTGATACTGAAAATCCTAATGATTTTGAAATACATCAGGGAAAAATAGGTATAGTAGGCAGGAATCAAGTTGTAGATGGGAAAGTATATGATATAACAGGTAGAAATGCAGGTAATTATTTATCCAGACAAAATTTTATATGGAATTGCACATTAACCAATCCAACACTTACAGCTCCTTTAACAATACTCAATTTAATCCTACAAAATACAGGGATTTCAATAGGACTTGGACAAACATTTAAATCAGGAATAAAGCTTAGTAATTCCCCAAATGATAAAGGCTTTTTTGGTGGAGAATTTAATCCAAAATGGAAAGCGTTAGATATGTTATTTGATGCTTATTCAGAAGCAGCAGGAATTAAAAAATGCCGCTGGTTTATTGATTCTGGAAATAATTTAAAATGGTTTGAAATTGGAACAAATAGAGGAAATATAAGGACAATTAGCAATGCTGATGATAGTATAAGTATCGATATAAAAAAAGATGCCACAAATATTGTAAATTATCTTGAAGGATATGGAGGAACAGATAGCACTATAAAAGTAATTTTAACAGATTCTGAAAGTATTAAAACATATGGTAGACTTGAAGGAGACAATATAGTCGATAGTAGCATTACAACAGAAGCAGCTTTAAGAACAAAAGTTCAAGACGAATTAAATATTAAATCAAAACCTATTTATTCAGGAACAATTAAATTTGCAGGAATATTTGACTATGAAAATGGAGAACAGATCCAATTAATAGATGATGCAAAATATAAAGAAGTAATTTTTACAGTTACAGGCATCATTAAGGAAGGAACTTCTGCAAACCCAGTAACAACTTTAACGGTTACAACAGACGAATCCGCCATTGTACCAACGAATCTAGCCGAAAATATACAGGCCATGATAGATAAATCGGCCCAAAATTCTACTGTGGCCACTGTTGTCCAGGTAGATAAATTAACTAATCAGGTCCTTGCAAAATCCCATTCAAGTGGATGTTTAGTTGTACTTAATCGGGTGTGAAACTATGGTTAAAATTGGAGATAAAGTTATACAGACTCCAACAAACTGTGGGGATCAGGGATTGACTGAAGGGGGAATGCCTAAAGTTGGAAATACAATATTAATTAGTAAATCAACAGATTCAAGTAATTCAAATAATTTAATAACACATGGAATATCTTCTGTAAAAATAGGAGATCCTGTTATTTCTAAACAGTTTTATAATAGTTTGGTCGCTGTTAAAGGTGGTCATGGACCTATTCCTCTTGGATTTTGGTTTACAAATAGTGTATTAACTTTACAGGAAGTTATAGATGATGAATTAACTTTTGCAATAGCTAATCATATTGTTGTTTTTGATAAAGATTTTAATGTAATCTTTGATGATAGAATAATGAGTTATGAAGGAGCTGAAGGATATGTATATCCTGATTATTATTATGTTTTTGATTATTTACATGTATATGAACTTTCAGATGGAACTAGAGTTCCATTAGGTTATATGACTTATCAGGATAATGTATATTTTAAATTATTGGATGAAAGCGGATCTTTAAAACTTACAAAACCAAAAGAATTAGGGACCTCAATTGGATATTATTCAGCCATATCTTTTGTATTTAATGATTTAATTTACATAAATACAGGCAATGGTCCAGGAACTAGTGCAAATAGCGAATGGGATATCTATGATCCGGAAACATTAGAAGTTATTGATCATATTTCAACTACAGCAGTAATTGGAGATTATGAGCCAGAACCGATGTATTTACCTTTTATTTACCAAAAAGACGCAGGATATTTGACACATAATGGATGGGAATTTGGAGTATTCAATTTATCTGAATTAAATTTTACTCCAATAAAAATCACATCATATAATTTATCAAGACCGGTATCTTATCTATATTTAAGTGATGCGAATTTCTGTGATGATAGTTACACGATTTTTGATTGGAAGAACTATTACTTTGGTGAAGATGGAACATATTATTATACAATCGCTAATATTGATGGCAGTGAGGAATTATATTTTATTCAGATAGAAACGCATAAAAAAATTCATTATGATGGATGTTATCATGAAGATTTCTGTTGGATATTTTATAAATATGGCCAATGTTTTGTCACTGGAGAAACAGGTAAACAACAAGCAATTAATGGATGTTTACAAAATGAATGCCCATTTGAAGGGTATGGTCTTTCAGAGGATGGATTACATCTAACAAGTGGACATACTCAATCTGAATTTAAAGGATATAATATATACACTGAATCGGTGTTTGTTGATGGATTTGTGGATAAAGTAAATGCAAGTATTTTACTTGGAACT
It encodes:
- a CDS encoding DUF2341 domain-containing protein, producing the protein MTLEGWDYISNPIEIIGSPDGAKTDLPVFITVHYNASYMQSDYRDIRFTSDDQSTILDHVLISHNASQAVFLVKIPSLPASPGTINIYIWAGNSEATDSSNPQNVYLIYDEFTGADNWINMGGADHSITNGHLECTGYNNGLIEHPTVLPNDISIEYKVLSSSDNYFWATSLICNDGTNIVHGYLIDPSTDSSGQIWVWNNTETGIKSILASALAEGGSIVKIDRIGSELEVIIDGWYVAGVTDSTFLSGGKFAFRQVINRDKVIDYVKIRQTTANPPTVGEITEWKTPGPVSGTNILKTIYNAIRPHAILDSLFTVRIIQKNTLNTRFCIRKYKLSLPTIYNIKLFTYPVLSTIYAIKEYLVQYKSSILQTEYTINKNSAASKLSSVFYVNGIYIKDLKIHGTILDADIPDRNKPRQNKQIKVIIGGNIYV
- a CDS encoding phage tail protein — encoded protein: MSNTEQVISYFRIEDRINDPCTSFAIKLNTPVDPEEFETGVDISFQMTDTENPNDFEIHQGKIGIVGRNQVVDGKVYDITGRNAGNYLSRQNFIWNCTLTNPTLTAPLTILNLILQNTGISIGLGQTFKSGIKLSNSPNDKGFFGGEFNPKWKALDMLFDAYSEAAGIKKCRWFIDSGNNLKWFEIGTNRGNIRTISNADDSISIDIKKDATNIVNYLEGYGGTDSTIKVILTDSESIKTYGRLEGDNIVDSSITTEAALRTKVQDELNIKSKPIYSGTIKFAGIFDYENGEQIQLIDDAKYKEVIFTVTGIIKEGTSANPVTTLTVTTDESAIVPTNLAENIQAMIDKSAQNSTVATVVQVDKLTNQVLAKSHSSGCLVVLNRV